DNA from Tachypleus tridentatus isolate NWPU-2018 chromosome 8, ASM421037v1, whole genome shotgun sequence:
GTGCGTTTATATATGCATAACCAGCTAAGTGTGTTTAGCCACGTATTGTGCTGTAAATGTGTTTAATTACATATAGCCAGTTAAATATGAATGGGTATGTAAGCCTCGCTAAATGTGCTTACAAAGGTTAGCCTtataagtgtttatatatatagacatatatatCAAGTCAAGtatgtttcagtaaatatagCTCTCTTAGTGTGTTTAAATATACATAACATGCCAGGTGTAATTGTATATGTATAGCACGCTAAGtgtgaaaaatagaaataaaacatgatCTACTATACATAACTGTTTTTACTTAAGCCATCAAGGTGTtatcgaaacaaacaaacaaaacaaaatgaatagaACTCTCCAAGTTTTACCACAAATTTTAAACCAGTTAAATGTGTTTGCACTTATATAGTCAGCTACGTGTGTTTAGATATTTATAGCACGCTAAATGTGTTTAGATATGTATTGCCCGCTAAGTGTGTTTAGATGTGCATATCACGTTAACTGTGCTTAAATGTGTATAACACATTAAGTATGTTTGCTAagtgtgtttaactcatgtagACTACTAAGTGTGGTTTAATGTAATTATTCGGCTAAGGATTACGCATGGCTGCACTCTGTCAGTTTCATTGcaactgttaaatataaaaataaatactatgcTTTACCTATCAATTCATTTGTCACTGAGTTTTACAGTCATTGACAGTAACCCTGAACAAGACGAGGTTTCTTGTTTTGGTGGAAGTATTTATACAGTAGATTATCTTCATCTTTGTTGGAAGTTCACTtttatttctccttttttttattgaattttgcctCATTTCCGTTATTAGTCCCACAAACATAGTTTGTGCTACCCCTAAAGCAACCCTTAAACAAAATCTTTTGTACCTTAATTGTACGAACAACAACTAGAACTTTTCCCTTCGAACGTGTTTCATTTGTGGCTCAAACCGAAGtatgacaaaacaaataaaattagatCCAAACATCCATCACTCATTGTTTGTCGGAAATACATCTAATTAACCCTAATCATCGCAGCTTTCATGTTATACTGATTTATAACACAGAATATATCAATATACACCCTTCATTAATGTATAGGTCACACGAGTAAGTAATCTGAATTCTATCTGACCAACAACTTTTGTTAACAGTTTAATATCTGTACAACGAAATGTGCCACTAAACACAACCATATTCgttttgtataataatacatatattgcTTCTGTTGACTAAGATTTCAAGCCGTTTGTTATCCAACATTAACAGCTAACAGTGTATTAGCCCAATGTTTATGTTGTTACTGTTAATTAAGATATGTTGATCTGTTTGCTATCCAACATAAACAGCTAACACTAAATTAATCCAATGTATATGTTTTTCTTGTTGACTAAGATATCAATCTGTTTGCTATCCAACATAAACAACTATCACTGTTTTAGTCCAACAATTATGTTATTCCTGTTGACTAAGATATCAGATAATTACGTATTGTAAGTACACCGAATAATCTTATATGGTTGATTGAAGTCAACTTTAGGACTTCTGAAACTCTACCGTCTCTACGTAATTGTTTTAGGAAAAGTAATGTATTTAGGTGTTTTTAAACTTATAGAGATTCTTCGACATGTAATTTAGCCTACCTTGTCCTTGACAAGAAATGTGTTCTTATCGAATGGGTTCGTTGTAGGCCTAAATTACTGTGTACCCAGGTAGTGTACGTACGTAAGATAAAACAGAATTTAGCTCTTCTAATCTCTTAGTATATGTGATAccgttttggtttttaaaatgtCTGATATATTAACGTGTCTCACCTATATACTTTTCTCCGTTAGTTAGTCCGTCAAAAGCTTTGCTCGTCATTTCGAAGAGGGCATCCAGAGGAGATGTTGCGAGATTCCCGGGACTTTCGGGAGAGTCACTCTCGGATCGAGAATCGACGTCGGCTGAGCGAGGTCTTCGTCTTTTGGTTGGCGAACTCTCCAGGTCCCACGGACGAACTATACCCCGTTCGGTCAAGTTAGACACACGGGTGCTTGGCTTATGATTTAAAATGTCCTTGATAAGGAACGAACTCAGGGGTTTCGTCGGGTTTGGAGCAGGTCTGAGTTCAAGAGTGCACAACCTCTTGAGAGGCTTATAATATTCATCGTCTGACGCTTCGTCTGTAACTTCAGCGGAAAGACTACTGCTCAATTCGCGGTCGGTTACTTCTTCTTTCTCCGAAGAGCGATATAGTGAAGGGCTGACGACCCTATTATTATCAACGGAACACTGTTCTGACGGACTTATAACCTTGTCCGGAGAGCCGGACATCGTCCCTTCTACTCACTATGAAATAAGTGTGTGCAGACAAGGAAGCGAATATTCACATCCGGAAACTCATCAAACTTGTTAACTTCAGTCACGTTCTTGATCCATTCGAGAAATAGTTCTCAGAAACCTATGTGACTGGAAGTGTTTGACGCGCGGAGACAGAGCGTCCTTGTCTGAAAGTCGAACCTTGTTACCTGCGGTCAAGGATTACGACAGTTGCCACTTGTAAGCCGTAACACGTCCtaataaattagtgttttaaaGACAGCTAAACTACAGACTGGAAAAGACGTCTATCTAATCGGGCAGCCTTGTGTGAGCATCTAATTGGTGTGGTCGGCTTGTTCCCTCACTCAGTCG
Protein-coding regions in this window:
- the LOC143223694 gene encoding transcription factor LBX2-like, with the protein product MSGSPDKVISPSEQCSVDNNRVVSPSLYRSSEKEEVTDRELSSSLSAEVTDEASDDEYYKPLKRLCTLELRPAPNPTKPLSSFLIKDILNHKPSTRVSNLTERGIVRPWDLESSPTKRRRPRSADVDSRSESDSPESPGNLATSPLDALFEMTSKAFDGLTNGEKYIDGSRHHLNLFSNRQQPKKKRKSRTAFTNHQIFELEKRFLYQKYLSPADRDEIAQSLGLTNAQVITWFQNRRAKLKRDVEELKKDVDASKIHTIHKTILSNIQDLTLLKKTDPPNKHA